Genomic segment of Xanthobacter dioxanivorans:
TACCGGCTGCGGGCCAACGCACGGTGGCACGACGGCGCCCCGATCACGCCCGAGGACGTCGTCTTCTCGTTCGAGGCGCTGACCGCCAACAACCCCACCCAGAAATTCTACTACAGCCACGTGGTGAAGGCCGAGAAGACCGGCGCGCGCGAGGTGACCTTCACCTTCGACCAGGCGGGCAACCGCGAGCTGCCGCAGATCGTCGGCCAGCTCGCCATCCTGCCCAAGCACTGGTGGACCGCGACGGATGCCGCCGGCAAGCCGCGCGACATCGGCCAGGGCACCCTCGAAGTGCCGCTCGGCTCCGGCGCCTACCGCATCAAGGGCTTCGTCGCCGGCCGCTCCATCACCTACGAGCGGGTGAAGGACTATTGGGGGCGCAACCTGCCGGTGAATGTGGGGCGCGACAATTTCGACGAGATACGCTACGAGTATTTCCGTGACGACACGGTGATGCTCGAAGCTTTCAAGGCCGACCAGTATGATTTCCGCTCCGAATCCTCCGCGAAGAACTGGGCGACCGCCTATGACTTCCCGGCCCGGACGGACGGGCGCGTCATCCTCCAGATGTTCGAGAACCGCGCCTCGGCCACGGTGCAGGCGTTCATCCCCAACCTGCGCCGCGACAAGTTCAAGGATCCGCGCGTGCGCCGGGCGATGAACTACGCGCTCGATTTCGAGGGTATGAACCACACCCTCTTCTTCGACCAGTACAAGCGCATCAACTCCTTCTTCTTCGGCACCGAGCTTGCCGCCACCGGCCTGCCGGAGGGGCGCGAGCGCGATATTCTCGACGCCCTCAAGGACAAGGTGCCGAAGGAGGTGTTCACCGCCACCTACACCAATCCGGAGAACGGCTCGGAGGAGAGCCGCCGGAGCAACCTGCGCGAGGCGGTGCGCCTGCTGAAGGAGGCGGGGTGGGAGGTGAAGAACCGCAAGCTCGTCAACGCCAAGGGCGAGCCCTTCACCCTGGAGTTCCTCATCGCCAGCCCGGCCATGGAACGCGTGGTGGTGTTCTACAAGCCGGCGCTGGAGCGGCTCGGCATGAGCGTGAGTGTGCGGCTCGTGGATTCGTCCCAGTACATCAACCGGCTGCGGGCGCGGGACTTCGACATGATCGTCTCCGGCTGGGGCCAGTCGCTGTCGCCGGGGAATGAACAGCGCGACTATTTCGGCTCCGACGCCGCCGATCGGGAGGGCTCGCGCAACTATGGCGGCGTCAAGGATGCCGCGGTGGACGCGCTGGTCGACAAGGTGATCTACGCCACCGACCGCGCCGACCTCGTGGCCGCCACCCACGCCCTCGACCGCGTGCTGCTATGGAACGAGTACATCATTCCGGCATGGACGCTGAACGCCACCCGCACGGCGCGCTGGGATCGCTTCTCTCATCCCAAGGACCTGCCGGCTTATTCCTTCGCCTTCCCGACCATCTGGTGGTTTGATGCGGCGAAGGCGGCCAAGATCGGCGGCGGCACGAAATGACCCTCTCCCGCCGCACCCTGCTGCGCCTTGGCGCCGCCTCCGCCGGCCTTGTGCTGCCCGGCGCCCGCGCCATGGGCCAGACGCGTGCGAGCCCGCCGAAGCCGGCCGATGCGGCCGCCGCCGAGGCCGACGGCGCCGTCTCCGGCGCCGTGGAGCGGCATGGCCTGTCCGTCTTCGGCGACCTCAAGTATCCGCCGGGCTTCACCCATTTCGACTATGTGAACCCCGCCGCACCGAAGGGCGGTCCGTTTTCCACGGCGGTGCGCGGCACCATGTACAATCAGGCCTTCGGCACCTTCGACAGCTTCAATGCCTACAATCAGCAGGGCAACGGGGCGCAGGGCGTCGAGCTGCTGTTCGACACGCTGATGACCCCCGCCGAGGACGAGCGCGGCGGCATGTACGGCTGCCTCGCCTCGTCGGTGGTGATCGCCGACGACGGGCTCACCTATCGCTTTCGCCTGCGTCCCGAGGCGCATTTTCACGACGGCGCGCCGGTGACCGCGGACGACGTGGCCGCCTCGTTCGACGCTCTGAAGAGCGAGGGCCACGGCAATATCCGCCTCGCTTTGTCCGACCTCCTCGCGGCAGAGGCGGAGGGCCCGCGCGAGGTGGTGCTGCGCTTCCGCGCCGGCCGGGCGCGGGACGTGCCGCTGGTGGCGGCGGGCATGCCCGTCTTTTCCAAGGCCCATCTGGCGAAATATCCGTTCGCCCGCTCGTTCCTCACCCCGCCGGTGGGCTCCGGGCCCTACAAGGTGGAGCGCTTCGAGCAGGGCCGCTTCGTGGAATACCGTCGCGTGCCGGACTATTGGGGCCGCGACCTGCCGGTGATGAAGGGGCGCTTCAACTTCGACACCGTGCGCTACGAATATTTCCGCGAGCGCATTCCCGCCCTGGAAGCGTTCAAGGCCAAGGTCTACCTCTTCCGCGAGGAGTTCACCGCCCGCGAATGGGCGACCCAGTATGATTTTCCCGCGGTCCGCGAGGGCAAGGTCAAGCTGGAGACGCTGCCGGACGAGTCCTTTTCCGGCGTTCAGGGCTGGTTCTTCAACACGCGGCGGGCCAAGTTCTTCGACCGGCGCGTGCGCGAGGCCATCGGGCTGCTGTTCGATTTCGACTGGACGCGCCGTAACCTCATGTACGACAGCTACAACCGCACGGTGTCGTTCTTCCAGAATTCGGACATGATGGCGGTGGGCAAGCCCTCCCCGGAGGAGCTGAAGCTGCTCGAGCCCTTCCGCGACCGCGTGCCGGAAGAAGTGTTCGACGAGGTCTACGTGCCCCCGCCACCGATGGCTCGGGGGAGGACCGCGCCCTGCGTCGGCAGGCCCTCGACCTGCTGAAGGACGCGGGCTACACGATCCAGCAGGGGCGCCTGGTGGACGGCCGGGGCGAGCCCTTCACCATCGAGTTCCTCGACGCCGAGAGTTCCATCGAGCGGCACACCTCCCGCTTCATCGGCCACCTGAAGCGGGTGGGCATCGAGGGCTCGTTCCGGCTGGTGGATCCCGCGCAGTACGAGATGCGGGTGCAGAATTTCGACTTCGACATCATCGTCAAGCGCTACGGGTTCTCCCCCTATCCGGGCCGCGAGCTGCACTCCTATTTCTCCACGGAAGCGGCGCGGACCCGCGGTTCCAACAACATCGCCGGCATCGCCGATCCGGTGGTGGACGCGCTCATCGCCACCGCCATCGCCGCGCCGGACCCGGCGACCCTGGTCACTGCCTGCCGGGCCCTCGACCGGGTGCTGCGGGCAGGGCGCTACTGGATACCTCAATGGTATTCCGGCGCCTTCCGCATCGCCTATTGGGACCAGTTCGACCGTCCGGCCGTGAAGCCCCGCTACGACCTCGGGGTGCGTGACACCTGGTGGAGCCGGTCCCAGGAAAAGGCGCAGGAGAAGGCTCAGGACGCCCCGCGGGGCGGTTGACGCGGACCGGCTGCGGCGGCACCGTCGTGCCGGATCGGGAGACGTAATGCTCGCTTACATTCTTCGCCGCATCGCCCTCATGGTGCCGACCATTCTCGGCATCATGTTCGTCTCGTTCGTGGTCATCCAGTTCGCGCCCGGCGGCCCGGTGGAGCGGGTGATCGCCCAGCTCACCGGGCAGGACGTGTCGGCGACGGCGCGGATCTCCGGTGGGGGAGGGGACTTCTCCGGCGGCGCCGCGGCGGCGCAGGCGGGAGGGGCGATGGATGCCGTCGCCTCCAAGTATCGCGGCGCGCAGGGCCTCGACCCTGCCTTCATCAAGCAGCTGGAAAAGCAGTTCGGCTTCGACAAGCCCGCGCATGAGCGCTTCCTGAAGATGATCACGGACTATGCCACCTTCGATTTCGGCCGCTCCTACTTCCGCGACATCCGGGTGCTCGACCTGATCGCCGAGAAGCTGCCGGTCTCCATCTCGCTCGGCCTGTGGATGACGCTGCTGACCTATGCGATCTCGA
This window contains:
- a CDS encoding extracellular solute-binding protein codes for the protein MPVPPVRLVPLLAAVVWSCLATPAAAQAPSQAAPASQAQAEAKSEPAKIEPAKIELAKTEAAKTEAVTPDATKPEAASGPIFRHGLSLMGAVKYPADFKHFDYVNPDAPKGGLLRLADDGTFDTFNFVVPRGTPAAGVELIYDTLMTSSYDEVASEYGLIAEGVSHPADFSSVTYRLRANARWHDGAPITPEDVVFSFEALTANNPTQKFYYSHVVKAEKTGAREVTFTFDQAGNRELPQIVGQLAILPKHWWTATDAAGKPRDIGQGTLEVPLGSGAYRIKGFVAGRSITYERVKDYWGRNLPVNVGRDNFDEIRYEYFRDDTVMLEAFKADQYDFRSESSAKNWATAYDFPARTDGRVILQMFENRASATVQAFIPNLRRDKFKDPRVRRAMNYALDFEGMNHTLFFDQYKRINSFFFGTELAATGLPEGRERDILDALKDKVPKEVFTATYTNPENGSEESRRSNLREAVRLLKEAGWEVKNRKLVNAKGEPFTLEFLIASPAMERVVVFYKPALERLGMSVSVRLVDSSQYINRLRARDFDMIVSGWGQSLSPGNEQRDYFGSDAADREGSRNYGGVKDAAVDALVDKVIYATDRADLVAATHALDRVLLWNEYIIPAWTLNATRTARWDRFSHPKDLPAYSFAFPTIWWFDAAKAAKIGGGTK
- a CDS encoding extracellular solute-binding protein, translated to MTLSRRTLLRLGAASAGLVLPGARAMGQTRASPPKPADAAAAEADGAVSGAVERHGLSVFGDLKYPPGFTHFDYVNPAAPKGGPFSTAVRGTMYNQAFGTFDSFNAYNQQGNGAQGVELLFDTLMTPAEDERGGMYGCLASSVVIADDGLTYRFRLRPEAHFHDGAPVTADDVAASFDALKSEGHGNIRLALSDLLAAEAEGPREVVLRFRAGRARDVPLVAAGMPVFSKAHLAKYPFARSFLTPPVGSGPYKVERFEQGRFVEYRRVPDYWGRDLPVMKGRFNFDTVRYEYFRERIPALEAFKAKVYLFREEFTAREWATQYDFPAVREGKVKLETLPDESFSGVQGWFFNTRRAKFFDRRVREAIGLLFDFDWTRRNLMYDSYNRTVSFFQNSDMMAVGKPSPEELKLLEPFRDRVPEEVFDEVYVPPPPMARGRTAPCVGRPSTC
- a CDS encoding periplasmic substrate-binding domain-containing protein; protein product: MDGRGEPFTIEFLDAESSIERHTSRFIGHLKRVGIEGSFRLVDPAQYEMRVQNFDFDIIVKRYGFSPYPGRELHSYFSTEAARTRGSNNIAGIADPVVDALIATAIAAPDPATLVTACRALDRVLRAGRYWIPQWYSGAFRIAYWDQFDRPAVKPRYDLGVRDTWWSRSQEKAQEKAQDAPRGG